The genomic segment TGGATGACAAGAGAGACAGGACATGTGTGGAGGGTTTCTGGAAAAGGTTTTCTTGCTGAGAAAGACCCACAGGAAGAGAGGGTCTCCTCTTCTGTGGGACATCATTGTGTCTGCCTGTGATACCCGCACCTGTGGCACACACCTGGTAGCCATGAGGTCAGCCAGCCAGAGAACACGGCCGATAGCATAAAATAAGGTGGCACAGAAGAGTGGAATGAGCCTGGCCCTGTGATGCCATCCCTGAAATGCCAACCTGACCAACCTGGAACTCACTTGCCTTGGGATTTCTCATTAAACGAAACAATAAAATTCCTCATTATTAAGCTAGGCTAGTTTGGCTttgttttggctttgtttttagagacagggtcttgctatgttgcccagactggaccgaactcctggcttcaagagatcTGTCTCTTGTCCCTTAGGTCTACCCCCAGCCCTTTCTTTTCCCAAAGCCATTATACCTCAAAATAAGTGATACCTGGTTTCTGGAGGAAGTTCCACACATAACATCCTTCTACACGGAGTCTGAATCTGAGATCTAAGAGGAGCTGGGAATAAAGAGTAACTGTATTGTGGAAATTGAATCTTTCTACTTCTAAGGCTACTCTACATTTGGCCAAAAAAAGGCACTTTATAAAGCACAAGCACAGGAAGTCCTAAAAAGAAGGCCTGTGTGTGATGGAGAAGTCCGTGACAGGAAGCATCTGAGCACTTACTATTAAAATTCTATTCCCAACTCATTCACTAACATTACCTGAGGCTATTTATAAAGTGACATAAAACTTCTGCCTCAACACCACTGCTGAGGCACTAATTAACGTAAGATCATCCCAGTGCTGGCCTTGTTGCCAGGACTGAACTACCATCTGCAGAAATTCAAcattaagaggaagaaaaaaatgacatgtaCACCAATATATATCCACAGTCCTGAGAGGTATGTTAAACAGAACTGCTTCCCcgtcttcctcctttctctcactCTTTTAAAGAGGGCACcgggaagagaaaagaaacactttTATATCTACTCTGTACCAATTATCATCAGGTGCTTCCTCTTACACCCAACAAAGGGAAACAAGCTCACATGATGGCTGGAAAGTGCTTGTACTGCTGAGCCAGAAGAGGTGTGAGTAGACCTGAACCATTACTCCATCTTTTAGGAAACAAGTCACAAAGTCACTCAAATGATGCACCTTAGACATACCGTCTGGGCCCAAAGAGCTTCCCCCCTAAGGTTTACCTCCCTGAGCCCAGCATACCTTTGTTGTGTCTGAATGCTTGTTCTGCAGTTGTTCCAAATACAGCTCGTTGACCTCCCCAAGAACCAACAGCTGCCTGTTCAAGAATTCCATCTGCTGCTGGACTGACTCACTATTTGAGAGCTAACCAAAAAACATACAGAAGCAGAGTAAAAACTCTAATACTGGCACACGGACATTAAACAGGGAGCCAGCTAAGAGCATAATATTTCAATGCAGGGGCAGAATAAACAACTCCCATAGTTTTAAATTCCCTTACATAATGCAGGTGGGGAGGACGGCACCCAGTGGCTATTAACAACAGACAGAAATGTACTTTAAAACTGTGCCCTGCAAAGGGGAAGAAGCACAAATACACTACATCAAAACTGACTCCCACAGGATACCTGGAGAAGATGGATAGGTATATATGACCACCAAAGCAGGAACGTTAGGTCCAGTGGGATAAAGCCCCAGGGAAAACTCACCCGTTCTTGAGTAAATGATGTATAGAGTGTACAGTGAATCTCAAAGGAGAACTCACAGCTCAAAAACCcgaaaaaatttttatatttatataaacaaggTATGGAGAAAGAGTTCCATGGGATGTATTAACACAGAGACTATGGCTTCGGCTGGATATGTCTTTGTTGTCGGGGGCTGTCTATGCATGGCAGGATATTTGGCAGCACCCCTGGCCCCtacacccactagatgccaatagcaccaAAAACATCAGTCTAGAATGTCTCTAGACGTTGCCAAGTGTCctcggggtggggatggggatcaCTCCCTGTTAGTGTTAGGAACACCTGACACAGACATGCAAGTAATGTGTTTGTCCTGTCTGAAGGAAGAATGTCAGTGCATGGTGTCTGAACAGATATAGGTCTGCCCGTTTCTTACCTTCTGAGATACCTGACTGAGCTGCAGCTCAGTGTGACACACCTTGTTGTTGGCCTTCTTCAATTCTATCCGCAGCTCCGCAATCATGTTCCTGCAGTCCTCCAGCTTTGTCTACCCAAAGAGATGTGGACGTGAAGTCACAGCAGCACTGACAGGACAGACCATGAGCCTGCTGGCCTTTGGTCCACAGAGAATGGGGAATGCCTAGTTCTCAACTGCTCTACTATTCTTGGGCCATCGGGATTgactttttagttttaaaaagttaagttatGATGGATTTATGAGTTCCTTACTGTTTAGCAAAAGACCTTAGATGCTCAGCTCCCAAACTGTGCACCAAAGAGCCTTGGGGCTATGCAGCAAATTCACAGGGATGCagtgagattttaaatttttgaggaaaacaGCGACACCTGTTGGACACCCTGTGAACTACTAACTTGCTGGAGTTGCCCGTTCAGTATTAGCTGATGTTGTGTGCCCGTGGATGATGTTGTGTCATATCTTTGTGCAGCTGTGATAAAAAGCACCACAAGAAAACCAAcatgaaatcaaggtgtcactGTCCACTCTGATTTCAAGGTCTGAGACTCTGTGCCGTGCCCAACAGGTACACAGGTGGCATTAGTAAttgcagttattttaaaaagaaatttaaaaaatttttaaatttatgtgtatTATTTCCAAACAGTTACGAAGTTGTTAGGACATGAATATCCACTGAATTATTCAGATATACTTAATGACTAGAAAGATTGGAGCTATGAACCAAGAAAGTTGGGGAACCCCTACCCTAAATAAGATTTATCTGACAGAAAATATACCTGGATGATTTCAGAGAGAAAAGTACCAACCTTAATTAAGCTGAGCACGGTGATCACGCTGAAGGAAACActtctgccctcctccccactgcGTCCCTGCCTTCTCTTGGTTGACCCTGCCTGGAGTCAACTAGGCAGTTCATACCTGCAATTCCTGGCTCTGGTTGTAGAATTCTTCTCGGTCATGCTGCAGCTGTCGGATCTGGCTGTGGAGCTGTGTTACCACAGTGTCACGCTGCTCCTGAAGCTGACTGTATCTGGCTTGTTCTTTCTGCAGACTAACCTTCCACATCTGGATGTCTTTCTCTTGTAACTTCAACTGATCTTTCTAGCAGAGACCAGAAATGCCATCATTTTAGCTGCCTTCCAACAGGGGAAGTCATGCTTAAGTTTAACACACACTGCAAACATTTCTTCATCTAAACCGTCATAAGCTACCCTGGAACTATAACTACAGACCCAAAATATGACAGCTCACTACTGTCTTACGTGGCTTGAGGTCAAGATTTCCCAAATTTCACATTAACAAATGGATCATAAGTTGCTTAAAGAGCCTTTCTCAGAGATCAACttgcttataatattttcaaaagtccTAACCACCAAACACTAAGCAGATGCTTACTGACCTGATTCTTTTAACCATCACAACTTAAAAAGTAGGTGctgctattattatctccattttatacaaTGGGTAACAGGCTTCAAGAGACCAAATGACTTTTCTAAGGTAACGACCAGTGGAGCCAATATTCAAACTCCAGGTCTGACTGGCTTCACACATGCTATACCAGACATGCTTAAGTTTCACGTGGAGAAATAATCTTTTGACCCTTTTATCATCATACCCAATTATaagcaaacaaacatacaaaaaagtcaCTCATCCCCATGGTTTCTGAGAGCTACAAGGGCATTCCAAGACCTTGCCATTCGTATCTTAATCTCAGAGACTCAATGGCCTGCCCCGAGCCATATCTGTGTGCAGAGCTGGGACCAGGAACTGACCTCACAGGCTGCTACTCTTTACAAGCTGTCATGCTGACCCAAAcgaaagaaaaaatgaagtccGCCTCCCCCCAGGCCTCACCATAGCAGCATTATGTTCCTCCAGAGCTGCTGCTTTGATCACCTTGCGGAGGAGCCGCCTATTCCGAAGAGCATGCTGCTGCCTCTTAAAACGCTCATAGAGTAACTGGTTGTGCAGTAAAAGCAACTGGTCTCGGAGGGTACGGATCTCATCTGAGGGGGGAGAGCCTGATTTTAAAGCAGAGGGAGGGTAGCAGAAATGCCTTTTACATATCGTGCAATcaagccccccacacacacgtgtTCTTTAGCTTaacaaacacaattttttaaaaaacaaatcaccacTCACTTTGCAAATGACCACTTAGTTTCCAGCAATAGTCATTCCTTGGGGGGTAGGCTGGGGGGAATATTTACTACTTGTCTCCCTTTTAAAGGAATGCAAAGGGTTTTATCACGTGGGATGACTCTCtgagagctttatttttttccccacaaacctGGATCATACATTTCAGACTCCCTTTCTATTTCCCAAGGCCCTTCCCTCACTGGCATGTTCTCCCCCAAGACGACTCTCCAGTACCATTCACTTCATTTGGGCCTTCCTAGGGAAGCCTGGCGTGGAGTCTGCGCTTTTTGCACATCTACCGTCAAGCACCCGGTActtgccactttttaaaaattagaaacgcTGACTTTGCAATACTTGAGATCCTTCAGCCGAGCAGATAAGCTGGCTGGTGCAGCAGCCAAGGGGAGATCTGTTTCCTACAGGGCATCTCCTTCAAGGGCAGAAAAGGCAACGAGCAAGCAGAACCATACGGGCTGGATTTGGAGCTAAAGTAGCAACTTTACCTCCAAAGTGGGTCCAGTCGACAGACTTGCTGGGTAAAGACAACCTAGGAAGAAAGTTTTTGAGTAATAAAGTTACCGATCTTACCTAGAAAAAAAACTTATCTGGACTTTTATTTGCAGCAAGGTTAGACCATTTCCTTGTGGTCAATATCTGCAATGGCATAAGAGCTTCAGACTCCAAATCCACATGGAGTTAGAGAAGCCCTCCCGTGGATGGCATGAGCCGGCGGCCGGGGCGTGAGACCACGTCTCCACAGTGGGGAGGCCCCAGAGAGCAGCTGAGTGGGAAAACACACTGACAGCTGCTCTCAACCCTCTGCTGAGACACACAGGGAGTGGCTCTCTATTGAGAAGCTACTGTCACCAAGTTTAAGGAAAAAGTCGGTAATTTACCTCAGACTGTatcaaatctcattttaaaaaaggaagtttaAATATTACAATCTCTGTCAAATTCCACCTTAACTATTATACAGAAGAAAAACTAACATTCCCAAGCACCTGTTTTGAAATGGCACCTATTTTTAAACTCTGGACTAGTTCCCTCATCCCTTCCCTGGATATACTTTGAAAAGGGTCACAAAAGGACTGAAAACAGTGTCTCAGATTTCCTTCTAAGGAACCTTGTGTGCTTCTGAGGGGGGCTGTTGGACCACTTCAACTTGCATAAAATGCTGATGATTTTATCTTCTACCTAATCAAATAAGATACCAAATAGAAAGTAATAATAATCTACAACCAGACAGGGAAACACTGTGacaaatatattctttgaaataCCCTAACATTATTTTTAGCCTACAACGCTCAGAGCAACACTGAAAGCATTTGAGTGTCCTCATGGAACagtctatattaaaaaaagactCATTTTGAAATAGACCACTATCCTAAGGAATTATCCCAATTTAATGTGCCTATGTAGAGAATACATGTGGCCACATATATGAAAAGGCAATAGACTAGAAGGACACCTGACACAACAGAACAGAACTTGGTGCCTTTGGGTGAGAGCATGAAGACCCATTCTTATTTCCACCCTTAtgctttcttttataataaaatgggatgtttaaacacaaagaaaagggcTCAAGTCCCTTACTTGTTAAGTTCCTTGCTGTGTGCGTCTGCTCCCTGCTGTATCAGTCTATCCAGTACTTCCATTGGGGAGGTAGAGGGCAGAAAGTCTTCCTCtgtgtttccttttgctttctttaacagttcctcagtcttctTGCTGACAAAGTGATAGGCAGTCTTTGGCAATGCCACCTCAAAAAGATGATCGTAAGGGGGAGGCTGCCCACTTCCAAAGCCCACTCCCCTTTGAGGTGGAATTTTACAAGGGCTGGGAGTGAGGATATTGGTCTCCAAGGAAGTCTGGCGTTCCCTGTCCCCGGCAGGGCTTTCGTCAGCACTGCCACAAGGTAGGTCTATGGGGGTGAAGGCTTGCTTTGGTGTGTCAGGCCCGAGCTTGTCCAGGGAGGAGTGTAAAGGCTCAGGGTTCATGCTGGCGCCCTGAGCACTGGAGGCTGCTGAATGGGTCTTCCGCTGAGAACCCGGGAGACTGTCTCGGTAGAAGGGAGAGTCAAAGCCTCCTCGAGGAACCACAGGTTCGGCCTCTGCTGTAGTGATCTCGGAGAGTTCTTTAGATATTGCagctgagaggaggaagggaaacaaGAGAAAGCCCAGTAAATATGGGAAAGGCCAGGCAGTTTGGGTTGTGCGCTGCCACGTGCCAGCGCCACCCAGAGGGGGATAAAAAGTGGCATCCCTTTACCTGACATAGGTCCTATGCTAAAACACCCATCTGTTTCCCCCAAGAAAAGGCAAGCAAGCTTGTGAGCAGTGACAGGAAATCCCAGTTGTGTGGGAAAAGCAGGGTCATGTTTCGCCTCACAGCAACCCCACATGCGTTACcttcttctttatctttctcaATGCTATCTTCTTCAGAGGCCAGGTCACCTAGAAACCCGGGAAGGTCACTCAGAGTGACAGAACCTTTGCTGCCGAGTGGCTCTTctaaagagaaacaaagacaaCTGAAGTCAAAGAAATACAATGTTTGCTCACATGGTAACAGAGTATGTCCATAATAATTCTTCCTGCTGAACAGAGAAGGCTGGAAGTGGCTATCTCCTCAGGCTACTATAAAAGGCTAAGATGTAATAAGTAATATAAtcccatagaaaataaaattctcagttCTTAATGTttctaagaacaaataaaaacacatagtTTGACCAGGTCAAAATACTTACAGGTACCTCACTGCAATAACTTAAAAGCActtttttcatgttattatttGGTTGGCTTTTAGAATTCACTACTTGTTTCACTATCTCTGGGCTTCAGTGTTTCATGGTATTCCAGAATTTCCTTGTTTCCacttaactttgtttttaaatacacataACCCAATTAGAAGAGACAAGCAAGGCCTATCAGGACCCAAAGATTTTACCTAATCCTCTGTCATTTGGAAGATGGTGCTGTCTGTGTAGACATGGCCTTGCAGAATCTGTTCTCTCTTCCTGAAAAGATAAGTACCATTTATATCTCAAGGCAAAAAATTTTGTACATGTTCTCTAGCATATTGTAAAGAATTTAAAGGTTAgcccagtgattctcaaactatTTGGTCTCAGGATGTCTTCTTAAATGATTGAGAATCCCAAGAGCTTTTGTTTACGTGGTTATATCTACCgattactgtattagaaattaaaactgagagatttaaaaagcatttattaattctcttaaaaataacaaGCCCATTACATGTCAATGTAAATAAcgtatttttatgaaaaatatctatattttccaaaacaaaaataaacttactGAGAAGAGTGGAACTATTTTACACTTTTGCAGTCTCTTTAATACCTAGCTTAATGAAAGACAGCTGAATTCTCATATTTACTTCTATATTCAATTTGTTGCAACATGTTATTTTCACTGAAGTATATGAGGAAAATCTGGGGCCCCATAGATATGTAGTTGTAAAAAGTAAACATATGTGAACagacttttcaaataattataaataatcatCTTTGATATTACACCAAAACTTGActagtggtagtttcttaaaagttatttacaaagtggaatctgaaaccatataAATTAACTTTTCATACTGTGTTAAAATCCACTGGCCTACCTTATACTTTGAATACACTTTTTACCTATGCATAATTCTGTAACATCATACATTGGACATTTAGAAAACACTGCTTCACCAAGTTATttagatcttccaaatgttgaaaTACTTCATTATACAatatcaaaaaaatcaaattattaaccAAGCTTCTCAATCTCATCATAAAAGTCTTGGAGAAACTATCAACTTCATAATGGCGGATATTAGTTTTTTAGTATGCTAATTCTCAACTGAAAGTTGAATTTTTTGGCAACAAACACTGTCAATTGTTTATCTTGAGTGACAGACTTGGTTCATCATTTAAGAAATTGCCTGCCAAGTATCCAAGTCTGAATAATCAGTTTGTAAGTCATTCCCTTGTTCTATCAAATAAAACTGGTGCCCCATGAGAAAACGGTAGTTCAGTTCTTAATACAAATAATCACACGAGGACCTGAGATTACCATCATACTTTAAGTACGCAGTAAATGTGCTTCATGTgtacctattaatattttgtcactaagaatattaaatatacatgCTCTCAAGGgccaagatttaataaaattatttttactgccTAATAAAGAATACtcatgggctgggcgcggtggctcacacctgtaatcctagcactctgggaggccaaggcgggcggatcgttggagctcagcagttcgagaccagcctgagcaagagcgagaccccatctctactaaaaatagaaagaaatcatatggacagctaaaagtatatatatagaaaaaattagccgggcatggtggtgcatgcctgtagtcccagctactcgggaggctgagacaggaggatcccttgagctcaggagtttgaggttgctgtgagctaggctgacgccacggcactcactctagcctgggcaacagagtgagactctgtctcaaaaaaaagaatattcataagtttttaattattttttcttttttaaaactgaacgAACATGTCAAGGAAGAATGCAATGCCTACTAGTATAGCTCGGTGCCTGCCTTGATTCAAGCTAAGGTGCCACCATTTTATATGCCACTGTCTTTGTATGATCAGCACAAACTCCAGTGGAGTGGGAAAGCAGCTTTGTGTGAATATGAGAATAGGTCTCATCCATTGGATTCTCTAAAAGGGTTTTTTGGACCGCAGGGGTCAGCAGATCACACCTTGAAAGCTGCTATATAGTCTATTTtcaattattctgaaataaatccaTCATGTTTTAGGTCAGAATTTTATCTATTTGGCTCAATTAGGCTTCCCAAAACGAGGCTTGAAGCAAGCCACTGCGCTGGGCAGTTGCACTCACTTTCCTGGGGGGTGTGGCTGCGGCCTGCGGGAGTGAAATGTGCACGTAGTCATCGGCATGGCAgagtggggctggaggaggagaagTTGCTGGCGTTCCCAGAGGAGTTCCTTTTCCACCTACTCAGAGCCAAGGGCAGAATATATATGAACATTGACCCCAACTATTACAAAAATTGCCAGTTCTTTTTCAGCCTAATGTACTACATATAAAGCTGCTAGAGTTAATTTTCTGGGAATCTatatgagtcttttttttttttttaggctactTTATACATTCTGAAAGCCCCAGAGGTTTGTAATAGGTGTCAAGAACAGATTGACAACTACAAGTAGTCCCCAAACTCACTATTAGATCTAAGAGACAGCTCCTATCATCAAAGGCAGCTCCAAACCAACCAAACACAACCTAAGACATACATACCAGTTGTACCAAAGACTTTACTGTAAGGGTGTGACAAATCAGGTGGGACATTTCCAGGAGAAGTTGGAGGAGTGGTCATACCACAAACCATAGATGGGCTCCAAAGAGTAGCCTGGGAAGTTAATAAAGTACATCAGCAATGGCAAGTGAATACTAAGTCATCCACAAGGTTCATATGCATGGTCAATGTTCAATTTAAATTTAGCATTTTCAACTTGAAAAAGGCATCTTATTAAAGCTTTATCAAGAGACAAGTTGCATTTTATAAATCAAGACTTTAAGATGCACCCGAGACAACACTAACTTTCTTTGCTACTATCACAGATTCTTAAAAGTGACTGCTGAAATGAGCACTGTGAAATTTTCCCAACCATGTACTTGACCCAAATAGTCAGCTTCACCAGAAAGTAAAGGAGAGAGCAGGCACACTATTTGACACTATACTTGTGGCGGCTCAGTTATCAGCCGTGTTGACGGGGAACTCAGAGTCTGAGGTAGCTGCCCTGGCGTATTTAACAACGTCAGCCGAGAAGTGGAGGAAGGGGTAGAAGTAGCACTCCCtaaaatgaaagggaagaaaCACAGGGGTTAGTGTGTGTGGTTTTAGACTATTCTGATAAAAAATGAAGGTCCTCTAGATCATTCAATAATATTCAATTCTCTATAAAGAAACCTGAAGGACTTCCTGATATCCTTGGggaaaaacatcatttaaaagtttctttaaatGCTCTTTGGACATAAAGCTCAATAAGGTTTGATGTCTAGGTAAGCCCCAGAATAACTTGAAAAGCACAATATGGATGACAGCTTCAGTGGGTGCAACCTACAGATAAAGCCTAGATTTTTATATGAATCCAATTCTAAATTGTCCAGACTAATTTAAGCTGTGTCAGTGCCACAGCCCAGAAGGCCTCATTCCAAGTGTCTGAAGAGTAGAAAGCGTCCCTTATGAGGAAGGGCCTAGACATCAAATACTTAAACCCATTTTCTTTGTTAAGTGTTGAAGACATATCACCAAATCTGTTGGCATACTATCAGGTAGGAGATCAAGCACATCTAAGTTAAACTTGAAGGAGAAATTAATTAGAagaaaatgggccgggcgcggtggctcacgcctgtaatcctagcactctgggaggccgaggtgggcggatcatttgagctcaggagttcgagaccagcctgagcaagagcgagaccccatctctactaaaaatagaaagaaattatatggacagctaaaaaaaaatatatatagaaaaaattagccgggcatggtggtgcatgcctgtagtcccagctactcgggaggctgagacaggaggatcgcttgagctcaggagtttgaggttgctgtgagctaggctgacgccacggcactcactctagcctgggcaacagagtgagactctgtctcaaaaaaaaaaaaaaaaaaaaaaaaagaagaaaatggagacaaaccccgcaaatttaaaatattaggggAAAAGTTCCTAGGAGCTGAACTAAGTCTTActctaagaaaagaaagtaaCATCAACAAAGATAAACAATGCTTTCCAGAGACAAAATTGTAAAACAGATAAGTACCAAAGTCACTTTTTACCATAGCTATTCTGTGTGTCAACATAAGGGCTGGCGGTGACATCAGCTGAACGATGAGGAAAGCGGGCTGAGATTTGGTGAGACACAGAATAGCCATCTTCATACGAGGCTTCTGTAGGGTCCAGAGAGATTTTGGCACACTCTATTACAACATCATGTGTTTCTAATCTCTTCCACCTGTAAAAGGCAATCAAAgtcaagaaatgcaaattgtaATCCACTCAATTAATTCAATTAAATACTTGAGAGTGTCAACTCAGTGCCAGCTACGGAACTATGACAGCAAAGAACAAGGAAGAACCATGCCAGCTCAAGTATGAAACAGCAACAGCATATGAATTTTTCAAATCCATACTCTCCCTATTTAAAATGATCATATCACATTAATAGAAActaatttgaaacaaaaatctcATCAAGAAAAGACTAGGCATAGCCTAAAAATAGAACATAAACTATGCAGAGAAGCCACCAGAGGAAAATCTCCTCTGGAGCAACGGTAATCAGAGATCAGGGAGGCCTGGAAACTACCAATCAGCTAAGAGTTATGGCCAACTTACACTGTTCTATCAAAGCCTCAAGATTCAAACCCGCCCCTAGTGCAGAAATACAGTACAGAAAGATAAactagaaaagatattttaaagattgtCTAAAGATTCTTGTTATATGATCCATAGTTCCACTTCTAAGAATCTATCCTACAGAAATAGACATACATCAagatgtacaaaaatgttcagcACAATACAGCTtgtaataaaaagagaagaaataacccAAAGTCAAACCAAAGGGATatattctatagaaaaaaatagtatcaCACCACCATGATAAAGCATGTGTTCAGCAGGTCAATGGTTGCCAGGAATGGGGGAGGAGACTGACCACAAAGGCCATGATGGAACCTTTTGGGACCATGGACTTGTTCTTTATATGATaaagggaggccgaggtgggatgattgcttgaggtcaggagtttgagaccagcctgagcaacaaaaaAAGACCccccacaaaaaacagaaaaattagccaggtaagGCAgtgcacacctacagtcccagctactcaggaggctgaggcaggaggatcactctagcccaggagacagggccttatctcaaaaaaaaaaaaaaaaaaattaacagaacatttaaaatatgaatgccTACTCAAgtataaactttctttcttttggacaATATAACTTCACTAAATGTGTTTCTAAGTGGTAAATTCCAGGAGAGATTTTCATTTTCCGTTCCAAAGTTTACAGAGAACAGCACAGCAACACTAAGGACACTCCATGAGTTTACCCTAACAAGACGTTGATCCCACACAACTGCTCGAGAATGCTCATTACATCTTAGATGCTGAAAATGTGGTATTAGATACAGAAATGAAGGCACCAAAGGTGTAGAGAGCACACAAGGTAGCTTCCCTCGGGCAAGCCTTTCGATTTCAGGGTTACATCTTCACTCACTCCCCAGTTCGTTACCTGTGGTACAAGGTTACTGGGGGCAGACTCCTCTTTACACACTCTCAGCGTGACTGGACAGTGACTGAATGAGAGCCAGAGTCGAGGTACTTATGTACACATAAGATTGggtttagaaaattataataaagtagaaattagaaaattataataaagtagaaatacagttaaatgttctattttaatcAAAGTAATTGTATGTACTTATAAAATTTCCTTGACTCTTAAATGGACTTTTCATATTATTATCTATGAAACTGTGaatttatttggtattttttctcagatgtacataaaatataaatacatccAATAGCAtcttagattcaatgaaatagagtagtttatttatttatttttttttgagacagagtctcactctgttgcccaggctaga from the Eulemur rufifrons isolate Redbay chromosome 7, OSU_ERuf_1, whole genome shotgun sequence genome contains:
- the TSC1 gene encoding hamartin isoform X14; this encodes MVCGMTTPPTSPGNVPPDLSHPYSKVFGTTGGKGTPLGTPATSPPPAPLCHADDYVHISLPQAAATPPRKEERTDSARPCLHRQHHLPNDRGLEEPLGSKGSVTLSDLPGFLGDLASEEDSIEKDKEEAAISKELSEITTAEAEPVVPRGGFDSPFYRDSLPGSQRKTHSAASSAQGASMNPEPLHSSLDKLGPDTPKQAFTPIDLPCGSADESPAGDRERQTSLETNILTPSPCKIPPQRGVGFGSGQPPPYDHLFEVALPKTAYHFVSKKTEELLKKAKGNTEEDFLPSTSPMEVLDRLIQQGADAHSKELNKLSLPSKSVDWTHFGGSPPSDEIRTLRDQLLLLHNQLLYERFKRQQHALRNRRLLRKVIKAAALEEHNAAMKDQLKLQEKDIQMWKVSLQKEQARYSQLQEQRDTVVTQLHSQIRQLQHDREEFYNQSQELQTKLEDCRNMIAELRIELKKANNKVCHTELQLSQVSQKLSNSESVQQQMEFLNRQLLVLGEVNELYLEQLQNKHSDTTKEVEMMKAAYRKELEKNRSHVLQQNQRLDTSQKRILELESHLAKKDHLLLEQKKYLEDVKLQARGQLHAAESRYEAQKRITQVFELEILDLYGRLEKDGLLKKLEEEKTEAAEAAEERLDCCDDGCPDSVVGHNEEASGHNGETKTPRPGSTRGSSGSRGGGGSSSSSELSTPEKPPNQRAGPFSSRWETAMGESSGSIPTTVGSLPSSKSFLGMKARELFRNKSESQCDEDGVTISSLSETLKTELGKDSGVEAKTPLNLDGPHPVPPTADSVGQLRIMDYNETHHEHS
- the TSC1 gene encoding hamartin isoform X12, which gives rise to MDTDVVVLTTGVLVLITMLPMIPQSGKQHLLDFFDIFGRLSSWCLKKPGHVAEVYLVHLHASVYALFHRLYGMYPCNFVSFLRSHYSMKENLETFEEVVKPMMEHVRIHPELVTGSKDHELDPRRWKRLETHDVVIECAKISLDPTEASYEDGYSVSHQISARFPHRSADVTASPYVDTQNSYGSATSTPSSTSRLTLLNTPGQLPQTLSSPSTRLITEPPQATLWSPSMVCGMTTPPTSPGNVPPDLSHPYSKVFGTTVGGKGTPLGTPATSPPPAPLCHADDYVHISLPQAAATPPRKEERTDSARPCLHRQHHLPNDRGLEEPLGSKGSVTLSDLPGFLGDLASEEDSIEKDKEEAAISKELSEITTAEAEPVVPRGGFDSPFYRDSLPGSQRKTHSAASSAQGASMNPEPLHSSLDKLGPDTPKQAFTPIDLPCGSADESPAGDRERQTSLETNILTPSPCKIPPQRGVGFGSGQPPPYDHLFEVALPKTAYHFVSKKTEELLKKAKGNTEEDFLPSTSPMEVLDRLIQQGADAHSKELNKLSLPSKSVDWTHFGGSPPSDEIRTLRDQLLLLHNQLLYERFKRQQHALRNRRLLRKVIKAAALEEHNAAMKDQLKLQEKDIQMWKVSLQKEQARYSQLQEQRDTVVTQLHSQIRQLQHDREEFYNQSQELQTKLEDCRNMIAELRIELKKANNKLSNSESVQQQMEFLNRQLLVLGEVNELYLEQLQNKHSDTTKEVEMMKAAYRKELEKNRSHVLQQNQRLDTSQKRILELESHLAKKDHLLLEQKKYLEDVKLQARGQLHAAESRYEAQKRITQVFELEILDLYGRLEKDGLLKKLEEEKTEAAEAAEERLDCCDDGCPDSVVGHNEEASGHNGETKTPRPGSTRGSSGSRGGGGSSSSSELSTPEKPPNQRAGPFSSRWETAMGESSGSIPTTVGSLPSSKSFLGMKARELFRNKSESQCDEDGVTISSLSETLKTELGKDSGVEAKTPLNLDGPHPVPPTADSVGQLRIMDYNETHHEHS